The Sandaracinobacteroides saxicola nucleotide sequence CAGCGTCGCTTCCTTGTCGGTGCCGAAATTGTCCAGGATGGGCGTGTCCACGAAGGCGGGGTGGACGCTGTTGCAGGTGATGCGGTAGTTTTTCTTCGCGCAGTGCAGCGCGACGGATTTGGTCAGGTGGCGGACGCCGGCCTTGGCGCTGTTGTAGGCGGCCATCTGCCCGCTGGCGATGACGCCGGCGATGCTGCTGATGTTGAGGATGCTGCCGCGCGTGCCGTCCCGCGCGTTGGTGGCGGCGATGGCGGGAACGCCGTGCTTGCAGCCGAGGAAGACGCCGTCCAGGTCGATGGCGTGGACGCGGCGCCAGCTTTCGAGGCTGGTGTCCTCGACCGTGCCCGGCGTGCCGATGCCGGCGTTGTTGACCAGGATGTGCAGGGCGCCGAAGGTCTCGACAGCGAAGGCGACCGCCGCCTGCCATTGTGCCTCGTCCGTCACGTCATGCGCGAAGCTGGCCTGGCCGAGCGCGGCGGCTTCGCGGGCGGCGCCGTCGGCGTTGATGTCGGTCAGCAGCACGCGCGCGCCTTCGGCGACGAAGCGCCGGGTCATGGCGAGGCCGAGGCCCGACGCCGCGCCCGTTACCAGGGCCACTTTTCCTGCCAGCCGCATCGCGCTTCCTCCCCATGTTGCGGCGCTGACATTGATTGATGGCGCGCCGCGGTTATCCCTGCGGGCTAACGGGCGTGAGGGGAGAGCGCAAGCATGTCGGTAACCGGAGGGGCGCACAGCCAGTTGACGGACAGCAGCCCGCTGAGTTCGACCCGCTGGGCGATCCTGGCGCTGGTGGTGGTGGCGACGATCATCAACAATTTCGACCGGCAGATGATCGCGCTCTTAAAGCCCTTCATCGAGGCGGAGTTCGGCTGGGGCGACACGCTGTATGCGCGCCTGGCCTTCTGGTTCCAGATCGGGGCGGCGGTCAGTTACCTGTTCGCCGGCTGGTTCGTGGACCGCGCCGGCGTGCGCATCGGCTATGCCGTCGGGGTCGGCGTCTGGTCCTTCTTCACGCTGCTGCATGCCTTTGTGCAGAGTTTTGCCGGCATGGTGGGGTTGCGGATCGCGCTGGGCGGGTCGGAGAGCGTGAACACGCCGGCGGCGATCAAGGCGGTCGCCACCTATTTCCCGCCGCGCGAGAGCAGCCTGGCCATGGGGATCGCCAACAGCGCGTCCAACATCGGCGCGATCATCACGCCGCTGGCGATTCCGGCGATGGCGATCGCGTTCGGCTGGCGCAACGCCTTCATCGTGACCGCGGTGGCGGGGTTCGTGTGGCTGGTGGTGTGGCTGCTGGTGCGGCCGGCGGCGCCTTCCCTGGCGGGTGTGGTGCCGACGCCCGAAGCCTCTTTGGTGCACGAGCCGGCGGACCGCTGGTTCGACCTGCTCCGCGACCGGCGGGTGGCGGGGTTCGCGCTGGCAAAGGCGCTGACCGACAGCGTCTGGTGGCTGATGATGTTCTGGGCGCCGGATTTCTTCATGCGCACCTTCAGCCTGACGGTCAGCGAAGTCGCGCTGCCGGTCGCGGGGGTCTATGTGCTGGCGGCGCTGGGGTCGGTCAGCGGCGGCATGCTGGCGCAGCGGCTGATCCTGCGCGGGATGCCGGTGAAGGACGCGCGGCTGCGGGTGCTGTTCACCTATGGCACGCTGGCGCTGGTGGCGCCGATCGCGCTGTTCACCGCGCAGCTGTGGGTGTCGGTGCTGATGGTGGGGCTGGTGCTGTTCGCGCACCAGGGTTTTTCCACCAACCTGTTCGCGACCGTGATCGATGCCTTTCCGGCGCGGCGCGTCGCCTCGGTGGTGGCGCTGGGGGCGCTGGCGGGCAATGTCGCCGGTGCGGTGGTGCAGCTGCTGGTCGGCTGGCTGCTGGAAACGGGGATCGGTTACCTGCCGCTGTTCGTGGCGGCCGGGCTTGCCTATCTTCTGGGGGCGCTGGCGATCCGGGCACTGACGCTGCGGGCCGGGGACTGATGCAAGGATGCAACAGGTAGGGCACGGCATGCAGTGTTGCAATGCAGCAATGCTTGCGCGCGCATCGGGCAGGCAATAGGCGGCGCTCAACTAATGAACAGTCGGCTATCATGCCGCGATCCTTGGGAGAGATAATTTGCGCAGCCTTCTTTTGACCTCCGCGGCACTGCTCGCTTTTGCCGGCGCGGCCCACGCGCAGACGGCGCCCGCCACCCAGCCCGTGGCGGCGGATGAAAATCCGGGCGAAATCATCGTGACCGCGACCAAGCGCGCGCAGCGCCTGTCCGACGTGCCGATCGCGGTCAGCGCGGTGACGGCGGAATCGCTGCAGAATTCCGGTGCGACCGACATTCGCCAGCTGAACCAGCTGTCGCCGTCGCTGCTCGTCTCCTCGACCAGTTCCGAAGCCGGCGCCGGCGTGGCGCGGATCCGCGGCATCGGCACCGTGGGCGACAACCCCGGCCTGGAAAGCTCGGTCGCGGTGTTCATCGACGGCGTCTATCGCAGCCGCTCGGGCGTCGGCCTGACGGAGCTGGGCGAGATCGACCGCATCGAGGTGCTGCGCGGCCCGCAGGGCACGCTGTTCGGCCGCAACGCCAGCGCCGGCCTGATCAACGTCATCACCGCGCAGCCGAAGTTCGAGACGCAGGGCAACGCCGAGGTCAGCTATGGCAATTATGACTATTGGCGCGTGGCCGGCGGCATCACCGGCGGCCTGACCGACAAGATCGCGGTGCGGCTGGACGGCGTCTATACGAAGCGCGACGGCTTCATCAAGGACCTGACCTCGGGCCGCGGCCTGAACAACCGCGACCGTTACCTGCTGCGCGGCAAGGTGCTGTTCGAGCCGACCGACGATGTCTCGATCCTGCTGACCGCCGACTATGCCAGCCGCAAGGAGGAGTGCTGCGCCTCCACCTATGACACGCCGTTCGGCACCACGACGCGCGACGCGTCGGGCAATGTGGTGTTCCTGCCGAACGCCAATTCGGTGCTGAACATCCTCAACCAGCTGGGCGGCAACATCCAGATCGCCGACCGGTACAAGCGGGAGACAGCGATCACCCCCGGCCGCGGCTATCAGTCCGACGTCAAGGATTATGGCTTCAGCGGCGAGCTGAACTGGCAGTTCGGCGACACCAAGCTGACCAGCATCACCGCCTATCGCGACTGGAAGGTGACGAGCGGCCAGGACGCCGACTTCATGGCGCTGGACGTGCTCTATCGCCCCGGTGGCGCGAAGCGGCAGTTCCGCACCTTCAGCCAGGAACTGCGGCTGAACGGCACGGCGTTCGATGACCGGCTCGACTGGCTGGTCGGCGGCTATTACGCCGACGAGAAG carries:
- a CDS encoding glucose 1-dehydrogenase, producing the protein MRLAGKVALVTGAASGLGLAMTRRFVAEGARVLLTDINADGAAREAAALGQASFAHDVTDEAQWQAAVAFAVETFGALHILVNNAGIGTPGTVEDTSLESWRRVHAIDLDGVFLGCKHGVPAIAATNARDGTRGSILNISSIAGVIASGQMAAYNSAKAGVRHLTKSVALHCAKKNYRITCNSVHPAFVDTPILDNFGTDKEATLAKLGRQIPLGTVGEPDDVAHAAVYLVSDEAKFVTGAELWIDGGISAQ
- a CDS encoding MFS transporter, which translates into the protein MSVTGGAHSQLTDSSPLSSTRWAILALVVVATIINNFDRQMIALLKPFIEAEFGWGDTLYARLAFWFQIGAAVSYLFAGWFVDRAGVRIGYAVGVGVWSFFTLLHAFVQSFAGMVGLRIALGGSESVNTPAAIKAVATYFPPRESSLAMGIANSASNIGAIITPLAIPAMAIAFGWRNAFIVTAVAGFVWLVVWLLVRPAAPSLAGVVPTPEASLVHEPADRWFDLLRDRRVAGFALAKALTDSVWWLMMFWAPDFFMRTFSLTVSEVALPVAGVYVLAALGSVSGGMLAQRLILRGMPVKDARLRVLFTYGTLALVAPIALFTAQLWVSVLMVGLVLFAHQGFSTNLFATVIDAFPARRVASVVALGALAGNVAGAVVQLLVGWLLETGIGYLPLFVAAGLAYLLGALAIRALTLRAGD